The stretch of DNA CGCTACTGATTGGGTCCGTACTCGGACAGGGACTGGCCATTGGGCTTGCTGGTGGGCTACTTGGCGTCTCGCTTACCCCACCAGCAGTTGATCTCTTGAACCGAATTGCCGCGGCCGTCGTCGGGTTCGACGGCCTCGTCCAGACATCAACCGAGATTTTACTCGGTGGTTTTGTCATCGCAATCACTGTTGGGACAATTGCAGCGGTTATCGCTGGCTGGCGTCTGAGTCGGACTCCGCCACTCGAGATTCTGTAAATCGCCCCTCAAATTTTTTCACAGGTTGTGACGTTCGACCTCTGAGAGAGTAGTGTGCTTAGGAATACTACAGACATTGCCACGACAACATAGAGCACTAGAACGCTCAATTTCCAGTACCAAAACCGACGATCTCAAAACGAGCCCCACCATGCATACTATCAGCTATTCTGACTTTCCAGCCGTGAGCCTCTGCGATTTCTTTCACGATCGGAAGGCCAAAGCCAGTTCCGTCCTCCCTGGTCGTTTGGCCAAAATCAAATACAGAGGAACGGTCCTCAACAGGTATACCTGGACCATCGTCTGCAACGTAAAACCCGTCGTGCATGTCTCCGACAGTGATCGTCACCGTCGGGGAACCATGCTCGATAGCGTTTCGAAAGAGGTTCTCGAACAACTGTTGTAGACGGCTTTTATCACCCTGTACCGTTTGAGTCGTCTCGACAGCCAGTTCGCCAGCGTTTGTCTGGATCATCTCCCAGCTTTGTGTGGCACATTTTGCAAGCGAAACTGGCTCCGGGTCCTCGATAGATTTTCCTTGGCGGGCCAGCGTCAAGATGCCCTCAATAAGTTCACGCATCCGCTCATGAGCCGTTTCCACTTCTTCCATATGTGGACTCTCTAAATCATCTGAAAGCATCTGGGTGTGGCCCATGGCTACATTTAATGGATTCCGAAGGTCGTGACTGATGACGTGTGCAAACTGTTCGAGTTGTTTATTTTGTCGTCTGACCAATTCCTCCGCTTGCTTGCGTTTGACAAGTCCACCAAGATTCTTCGCAACGTCGGTTACGTCTCTGACGAGGTCTTTGTCACTGTCTCTCGAATTTCGTAAAAAGAATACGAGGACCGCAACGACGGACTCCTCGTCCTCAGTCTTCACAGGGACGCCCAGGGCAGCGTGGAGACCGCTTTCAGCGGCTAGTTCTGTTCTATGGAAGACGGATGGTGACTCTTGTGAGACATCAGCAATCCATTCACGTGCGCCAGACTCGTAGACGCGTCCGGGAAGGCCAGAACCAGACGCGAAGGTTACGTCCTTGCTCCCTTTGAGAAAGCGTTCACAGTTAGCATCGTCAGTGTGACCAACGACGAATTTGAGTTCATCGCTCGTGGCTGCTGGCTGCCATACTTCACCGTACGCCCACTCGGTATAGTCACAGATTGATTGGAGAGTCGTCTCAAATCCGTCTCGAAGCGTTTGTGCTGTACCGATACAGCGACTAGTTTCGGTCAATAACTGGCGTTTTTGTTTGATTCGTTCGCGCTCGGTAATATCTGTATAGAGTGCAATGCCGTCGATTGATTCCGATTCGTCACATGGGATGCTCCTGTGAAGGAATTCACGGTGACCGTCGGCAGTCTTGCGTGTGAGTTGGTGTGAAGCAATTTCACCGTCTTTTGTGGTGCTATCGATATCACGTCCTTGCTCCTCGAATTCTGCTGGGATGATCCAGTCATTAAGTGATTCGTTACAGATGTCTTCAGATTCATACCCAAATATCTCTTCGAAAGCAGCATTGACCTTTCGAACGATTGGCTCTCCGTCAACGAATTCGAACTCGACAACCGCATCCTGGACATTTTCGATGAGATACTGATACCGAACAGTCGAATCCTGCTCATGCAAAGAAGTGGATATTAGCGACTCTTCCGTATCAGAGCGATCCATTTACACTGGATTAGACAATCAATCCATATGAAATGTTTGATTCGACTGAATATTAGGTGTTCGAGTAACCCCCACTGTCACAAATTGGAATCCGAGGGTGGGAAGTTGTATGAGTCATTCTTAAGGAGAAAAGTTTTACCGAGACCCAGATAATTCTGGTTCATGAACCGGAATTTTGGACTCAGTGCCCTCCTCATAGCTGGCGTACTCGCCGCTGCAGTAATTGGTGTTACAGCCGTCGCTGCGACGTCGGACGCCAATATGAGTGTTCACCCAGCGATAGATACGCCAACTGAAACACTCGAGATTGAGGGGAGTGAGTA from Natronolimnobius sp. AArcel1 encodes:
- a CDS encoding ATP-binding protein, whose protein sequence is MDRSDTEESLISTSLHEQDSTVRYQYLIENVQDAVVEFEFVDGEPIVRKVNAAFEEIFGYESEDICNESLNDWIIPAEFEEQGRDIDSTTKDGEIASHQLTRKTADGHREFLHRSIPCDESESIDGIALYTDITERERIKQKRQLLTETSRCIGTAQTLRDGFETTLQSICDYTEWAYGEVWQPAATSDELKFVVGHTDDANCERFLKGSKDVTFASGSGLPGRVYESGAREWIADVSQESPSVFHRTELAAESGLHAALGVPVKTEDEESVVAVLVFFLRNSRDSDKDLVRDVTDVAKNLGGLVKRKQAEELVRRQNKQLEQFAHVISHDLRNPLNVAMGHTQMLSDDLESPHMEEVETAHERMRELIEGILTLARQGKSIEDPEPVSLAKCATQSWEMIQTNAGELAVETTQTVQGDKSRLQQLFENLFRNAIEHGSPTVTITVGDMHDGFYVADDGPGIPVEDRSSVFDFGQTTREDGTGFGLPIVKEIAEAHGWKVRIADSMHGGARFEIVGFGTGN